Proteins from one Entomospira culicis genomic window:
- the rpsQ gene encoding 30S ribosomal protein S17, giving the protein MDPIVKKNNKKMLVGIVTSDKMDKTVVVAVEGRVLHPLYKKYITRTKKYKAHDAENQASIGDRVQIQECRPVSKDKRFRLTAVLEKAR; this is encoded by the coding sequence ATGGATCCCATTGTAAAGAAAAACAATAAAAAGATGCTTGTTGGTATTGTTACCAGCGACAAAATGGATAAGACTGTAGTGGTTGCCGTAGAAGGTCGTGTGTTACATCCTCTTTATAAGAAGTACATTACACGCACCAAGAAGTATAAAGCTCATGATGCAGAGAATCAAGCTTCAATCGGTGATCGCGTGCAAATTCAAGAGTGTCGTCCTGTTTCAAAAGATAAGCGCTTTCGGTTGACTGCGGTACTTGAAAAAGCTCGCTAA
- the rpmC gene encoding 50S ribosomal protein L29, whose amino-acid sequence MAKEKNALSAKSLSTLTLSEKEKKRDELVGELRRYRFTSVMGSVENKMQKRNLRKGIARLNTMIHEHKLGKRT is encoded by the coding sequence ATGGCAAAAGAGAAGAACGCGTTGTCTGCCAAGAGTCTTTCGACCTTAACTCTTAGCGAAAAAGAGAAGAAAAGAGACGAGTTGGTAGGCGAATTACGTCGTTATCGGTTTACGAGTGTAATGGGTAGTGTGGAGAACAAGATGCAAAAGCGTAACTTACGCAAGGGTATCGCGCGCTTGAACACTATGATTCATGAGCATAAATTGGGTAAGAGGACGTAA
- the rplP gene encoding 50S ribosomal protein L16 has translation MLSPKRVKHRKVQRGRMRGEATRCNTVVFGSYGLMSMGLSWITARQIEAARIAMTRHIKRTGKVWIRIFPDIPYTKKPAETRMGKGKGSPEKWVAVVKPGTVMFEIGGNVQPELARRAMELAGAKLPIPTKFVTKREVLE, from the coding sequence ATGCTTAGTCCAAAGAGGGTAAAACATCGCAAAGTTCAACGCGGGCGTATGCGTGGTGAGGCTACTCGTTGCAATACTGTGGTCTTTGGTAGTTATGGCTTGATGAGCATGGGTCTTAGTTGGATTACTGCTCGTCAGATTGAGGCTGCGCGTATTGCCATGACGCGTCATATTAAGAGAACGGGAAAGGTTTGGATTCGCATTTTCCCAGATATTCCTTACACTAAAAAGCCTGCAGAGACGCGCATGGGTAAGGGAAAGGGATCGCCGGAGAAGTGGGTGGCTGTGGTTAAGCCCGGTACGGTGATGTTTGAGATTGGCGGTAATGTGCAACCAGAGCTAGCACGCCGTGCGATGGAGTTGGCGGGTGCTAAGTTGCCTATCCCAACGAAATTCGTAACCAAGAGAGAGGTACTTGAATAA
- the rpsC gene encoding 30S ribosomal protein S3 — protein MGQKVHPYGLRLGINKKWKSTWYEAGSGYAKSLHEDLFLRKTLMSYPECKNADIADIEISRQSNKVINVMIHTARPGVLIGTKGATIEKINASLQKLVDGKTVKVKVKEIRRPELEAQIVALNVARQLKGRRPFRKALKSAVFGAMKAGALGIKIKISGRLGGAEMSRDFEQKEGRVPLHTLRANIDYGFAEADTTFGVIGVKVWIFKGEVLGSEAKKDDAGTLLRKREDKEMINA, from the coding sequence ATGGGACAAAAAGTTCATCCATACGGATTACGTTTAGGGATTAATAAGAAGTGGAAGAGCACGTGGTACGAGGCTGGTAGTGGATATGCTAAGTCTTTGCATGAGGATCTATTTTTACGCAAGACCTTGATGAGTTACCCTGAGTGCAAGAATGCTGATATTGCTGATATCGAGATTAGTCGCCAGTCGAATAAGGTGATTAATGTGATGATTCATACGGCACGTCCTGGTGTGTTAATTGGTACTAAGGGTGCTACTATCGAGAAGATTAATGCCTCATTGCAGAAGCTTGTTGATGGTAAGACGGTTAAGGTTAAGGTGAAAGAGATTCGTCGCCCAGAGCTTGAGGCACAGATTGTTGCCCTTAATGTGGCGCGTCAATTGAAGGGGCGCAGGCCTTTTAGAAAGGCGCTTAAGAGTGCGGTTTTTGGTGCGATGAAGGCCGGAGCTTTAGGTATCAAGATTAAGATTTCGGGGCGTCTTGGTGGCGCGGAGATGAGTCGTGATTTTGAGCAGAAAGAGGGTCGTGTGCCTTTGCATACTTTGCGTGCTAACATTGATTATGGGTTTGCTGAGGCGGATACCACCTTTGGTGTGATTGGTGTGAAGGTATGGATTTTTAAGGGCGAGGTCTTGGGATCTGAAGCAAAGAAAGATGATGCTGGCACCTTGTTGCGTAAGCGCGAAGATAAGGAGATGATCAATGCTTAG
- the rplV gene encoding 50S ribosomal protein L22, with product MRNESGFRAVAKYLPMSAHKIRPVADVVRAKNYEQAMAILEAMPQKGAFFLKKVIKSAASNAMDRDAQLDESVLVIKELYVDEGPQQKRLWARSHGKADRLLKRSAHITVVVDRKESSR from the coding sequence ATGAGAAACGAGAGTGGTTTTCGCGCTGTAGCAAAGTATCTACCCATGTCTGCGCACAAGATTCGTCCCGTAGCAGATGTGGTGCGAGCTAAGAATTATGAGCAGGCTATGGCTATTTTGGAGGCGATGCCTCAAAAAGGTGCTTTCTTCTTAAAGAAGGTTATTAAAAGCGCAGCTAGTAATGCGATGGATAGAGATGCTCAACTTGATGAGAGCGTGTTGGTGATTAAGGAGCTTTATGTGGATGAAGGTCCTCAGCAGAAGCGTCTTTGGGCACGTAGTCATGGTAAGGCGGATCGTTTGTTAAAGCGCTCGGCGCATATTACGGTTGTAGTGGATCGCAAGGAGAGTAGTCGCTAA
- the rpsS gene encoding 30S ribosomal protein S19 — translation MSRSVKKGPFIAQHLLKKVEATKASDKNRKNIKTYSRSSTIIPDMVGLTIEVHNGKIFVPVYVTENLVGHKLGEFSPTRIFRGHAGSDKKGKR, via the coding sequence ATGTCGAGATCTGTTAAGAAAGGTCCCTTTATTGCCCAACATTTGTTGAAGAAGGTTGAGGCGACCAAAGCAAGCGATAAGAATCGCAAAAATATAAAAACATACTCCCGATCATCTACGATTATTCCAGATATGGTAGGCTTGACGATTGAGGTGCATAACGGTAAGATTTTTGTTCCTGTCTATGTGACAGAGAATCTAGTTGGGCACAAGCTTGGTGAGTTCTCGCCAACACGTATCTTTCGCGGTCATGCTGGATCGGACAAGAAAGGGAAGAGGTAG
- the rplB gene encoding 50S ribosomal protein L2, with the protein MAVKVYNPTSNGQRNRQSLTFEELTGHERTKSLTKGKSESAGRSNGRISVRRRGAGHKKSYRTIDFKRNKIGIPGKVVSVEYDPNRSAFISLINYVDGEKRYIIWPKGLKVGSEIIASEDAPIEVGNALPLEKIPAGRNIHCIELHRGKGAQLCRTAGVGATLAGIDGDYAIVKLPSGETRYVHKKCYATLGEVGNEDHMNIKLGKAGRNRWLGNRPKVRGVVMNPVDHPHGGGEGRTSGGRHPVTPWGQPTRGYKTRKKKNNTDQFIIKRRK; encoded by the coding sequence ATGGCAGTAAAAGTATATAATCCAACATCTAATGGACAACGCAATCGTCAGAGTTTGACCTTTGAAGAGTTGACTGGACACGAACGTACCAAGAGTTTAACGAAGGGTAAGAGCGAGAGTGCTGGTCGATCGAATGGTCGTATTTCGGTGCGTCGTCGTGGTGCGGGACATAAAAAGTCGTATCGAACCATCGATTTTAAGAGAAATAAAATCGGCATTCCCGGTAAAGTTGTCAGCGTTGAGTACGATCCTAACCGTTCGGCATTTATCTCGTTGATTAATTATGTGGATGGTGAGAAGCGCTATATCATCTGGCCTAAGGGCTTGAAGGTGGGCAGTGAGATTATCGCGAGTGAGGATGCTCCGATTGAAGTTGGTAATGCGCTTCCTTTAGAGAAAATTCCTGCAGGGCGAAACATTCACTGTATCGAGCTACATCGCGGAAAAGGCGCACAGTTGTGTCGTACTGCCGGCGTGGGCGCTACCTTGGCAGGTATCGACGGTGATTATGCGATTGTGAAGTTGCCTTCGGGTGAGACGCGCTATGTGCACAAAAAGTGCTATGCTACGCTTGGTGAGGTGGGTAACGAAGACCACATGAATATCAAGCTTGGTAAGGCTGGGCGTAATCGCTGGTTGGGTAATCGCCCTAAAGTTCGTGGTGTTGTGATGAATCCTGTTGATCACCCGCATGGTGGTGGTGAAGGTCGTACCTCGGGTGGACGCCATCCAGTAACGCCATGGGGTCAACCTACGCGCGGTTACAAGACACGCAAGAAGAAGAACAACACTGATCAGTTCATTATTAAGAGACGTAAGTAG
- the rplW gene encoding 50S ribosomal protein L23, whose translation MKADEILIRPILSEKSSLLREAKNKTYVFQVAKQSNKIEIMKAVKTMFNIEPLSCSIVNVRGKKRANIPYRGSVKRGHGKTASWKKAYVVLPEGKTIAELEA comes from the coding sequence ATGAAGGCAGATGAGATTCTTATTAGACCGATTTTAAGTGAAAAATCGAGCCTTTTACGAGAGGCAAAAAATAAAACTTATGTCTTTCAGGTTGCCAAGCAGAGTAATAAGATCGAGATTATGAAAGCGGTGAAGACGATGTTTAACATTGAACCTCTCTCTTGCTCGATTGTGAATGTGCGTGGTAAAAAGAGAGCGAATATTCCTTATCGTGGTAGCGTTAAGCGCGGGCATGGTAAGACAGCTTCGTGGAAGAAGGCTTATGTCGTGCTTCCTGAAGGCAAGACTATTGCTGAGTTGGAGGCATAA
- the rplD gene encoding 50S ribosomal protein L4, with the protein MDKKVYSIDGKEKGKVILSDEVFAIEVSEGSIYHAIRNEAANRRVGTASTKTRSEVNTNHQKPYRQKGTGRARAGRRNSPVWVGGGTAFGPKPRDYSYSLPKKVKRLALKSILAMKASDDDVFKVVEDFTIASGKTKDLRVILHHFFTHERAVVIMKDDDMMLRRAGRNFPNVRFLAYNRLEAHELFYAKKVLILETATQELGKFYGER; encoded by the coding sequence GTGGACAAGAAAGTTTACTCTATTGATGGTAAAGAAAAAGGCAAGGTTATCCTTAGTGATGAGGTCTTTGCAATTGAAGTCAGTGAAGGTTCCATTTACCACGCTATTCGTAATGAGGCTGCTAATCGTCGTGTGGGCACTGCTTCTACCAAGACCAGAAGCGAGGTCAATACCAATCACCAAAAACCGTATCGCCAGAAAGGCACTGGTCGCGCCCGTGCTGGTCGTCGCAATAGCCCTGTTTGGGTGGGTGGTGGTACCGCTTTTGGTCCTAAGCCTCGCGATTACTCTTACTCTCTACCTAAAAAGGTAAAGCGCCTTGCGCTCAAGAGTATCCTTGCGATGAAGGCCTCTGATGACGATGTCTTTAAAGTGGTAGAAGATTTCACGATTGCCAGTGGTAAAACCAAGGATTTACGTGTGATTTTGCATCACTTTTTTACACACGAGCGTGCTGTGGTTATCATGAAGGATGACGATATGATGCTAAGAAGAGCGGGTCGAAACTTTCCTAATGTAAGATTTTTGGCTTACAATCGTCTAGAAGCGCATGAGCTTTTCTATGCGAAGAAAGTTTTGATCTTAGAGACCGCTACGCAAGAGCTTGGCAAATTTTATGGAGAACGATAG
- the rplC gene encoding 50S ribosomal protein L3 — protein MIGLIGQKIGMTQVFDDEGVLIPVTVIKIEHNAVVGEKTKERDGYSAVVLGSVDVKPSRVTKPYLGQFGDGIAPKRHLIEFRDYEKECKPGDHFGVEIMDGVRFVDVVGTSKGKGFAGVMKRYNFGGGRETHGSKFHREPGSTGQSTTPANTKKGRKMPGRMGGDRVTVQNLKVVRLDAEAGLLLVQGAVPGPKKSMIVVRDAKKRG, from the coding sequence ATGATTGGGCTTATTGGTCAGAAAATTGGAATGACACAAGTGTTTGATGACGAGGGAGTATTGATTCCAGTAACCGTTATCAAAATTGAACATAACGCGGTGGTAGGCGAAAAGACAAAAGAGCGCGACGGTTATAGTGCCGTTGTCTTGGGGTCGGTTGATGTAAAACCTTCTCGTGTAACCAAGCCTTACTTGGGTCAGTTTGGGGATGGGATAGCTCCTAAGCGTCATTTAATTGAGTTTAGGGATTATGAAAAAGAGTGTAAGCCAGGGGATCACTTTGGTGTAGAGATTATGGACGGTGTTCGCTTTGTTGATGTCGTTGGTACAAGCAAGGGTAAAGGTTTTGCCGGTGTTATGAAGCGCTACAACTTTGGTGGTGGACGCGAGACGCACGGTTCTAAATTTCACCGTGAGCCTGGATCAACGGGACAGAGTACAACTCCTGCTAACACGAAAAAAGGTCGCAAAATGCCAGGACGTATGGGTGGCGATCGTGTAACAGTTCAAAATTTAAAAGTGGTGCGTTTAGATGCCGAAGCAGGTCTTTTATTGGTGCAGGGCGCAGTTCCTGGTCCTAAGAAGAGCATGATTGTGGTGCGTGACGCCAAGAAGAGAGGTTAG
- the rpsJ gene encoding 30S ribosomal protein S10: protein MKKDKMRVQLRGFDTELVEKSAQEIAKVARSNGAKVAGPIALPTRIQKYTVLRSPFVNKKSREQFEMRTHKRLVDIIDPTPAVMDALMKQELPAGVDVSIK from the coding sequence GTGAAAAAAGATAAAATGCGTGTTCAATTACGCGGATTTGATACGGAGTTGGTAGAGAAATCTGCGCAAGAGATTGCCAAAGTAGCAAGAAGCAATGGAGCTAAGGTTGCTGGGCCAATCGCCTTGCCAACCAGAATTCAGAAGTACACAGTGTTGCGCTCTCCATTTGTCAATAAAAAATCCCGCGAGCAGTTTGAGATGCGAACGCATAAGCGTTTGGTGGATATTATCGATCCAACTCCTGCCGTGATGGATGCCCTTATGAAGCAGGAATTGCCTGCTGGTGTAGACGTTTCCATTAAGTAG
- the tuf gene encoding elongation factor Tu — MAKEKFVRTKPHINVGTIGHVDHGKTTLTAALSAYCARKNGGKEMKYDDIDNAPEEKARGITINTRHIEYETEARHYAHVDCPGHADYIKNMITGAAQMDGAVLLVAADSGPEPQTREHILLAKQVGVPNLIVFLNKMDLADPDLVELVEEEVKDLLKKYDYPDDVPIIRGSAFKAMSAIDDPEATQPIADLLHAMDTYFPEPERAIDKPFLMPIEDVFSISGRGTVVTGRIEQGVIKVGEEVEIIGIRDTQKTTVTGVEMFQKLLDQGQAGDNIGALLRGIDKKAVERGQVLAKPGSIKPHTKFKAAIYALTKGEGGREKPFFTGYRPQFYFRTTDITGAVELTGGKEMVMPGENTEILVELIHPIAMDVGLGFTIREGSRTVASGKIIEIMD, encoded by the coding sequence ATGGCAAAAGAGAAGTTCGTGCGTACGAAGCCACACATTAATGTTGGAACCATTGGACACGTTGACCACGGTAAGACAACATTAACCGCAGCCCTTTCAGCCTACTGTGCACGAAAGAACGGTGGTAAAGAGATGAAATACGATGATATCGATAACGCCCCAGAAGAGAAGGCGCGCGGTATCACGATTAACACTCGACATATTGAGTATGAGACCGAAGCGCGTCATTATGCTCACGTGGACTGCCCAGGTCACGCCGACTATATCAAAAACATGATCACAGGTGCTGCGCAGATGGACGGTGCTGTCTTGTTGGTTGCTGCCGATTCTGGTCCAGAGCCACAGACTCGTGAGCATATTTTGCTTGCTAAACAAGTAGGTGTACCTAATCTTATTGTCTTCTTGAACAAGATGGATCTTGCCGATCCTGACTTGGTAGAGTTGGTAGAAGAAGAGGTTAAAGATCTTCTTAAAAAATACGATTATCCAGACGATGTGCCTATTATTCGCGGTTCTGCCTTTAAGGCGATGTCTGCAATTGATGATCCAGAAGCTACGCAACCTATCGCCGATCTTCTCCATGCAATGGATACTTACTTCCCTGAGCCAGAGCGCGCCATCGATAAGCCATTCTTGATGCCTATTGAAGATGTCTTCTCTATCTCTGGTCGTGGTACGGTTGTTACTGGTCGTATCGAGCAGGGTGTGATTAAAGTGGGCGAGGAAGTCGAAATCATCGGTATTCGTGATACCCAAAAGACCACGGTTACGGGTGTGGAGATGTTCCAGAAACTGCTTGATCAAGGTCAAGCTGGTGATAACATTGGTGCGTTGCTCCGTGGTATTGATAAGAAGGCGGTTGAGCGTGGTCAAGTTTTGGCTAAGCCAGGTTCTATTAAGCCACACACCAAGTTCAAAGCAGCTATTTATGCATTGACCAAGGGTGAGGGTGGACGTGAGAAGCCCTTCTTTACGGGCTATCGCCCACAGTTCTACTTTAGAACAACCGACATTACTGGTGCTGTAGAGCTTACTGGTGGTAAAGAGATGGTGATGCCTGGTGAAAATACCGAAATTTTGGTTGAGTTGATTCACCCGATTGCTATGGACGTGGGACTAGGCTTTACGATTCGTGAAGGTAGCCGTACGGTAGCATCTGGAAAAATCATCGAGATTATGGATTAA
- a CDS encoding methyl-accepting chemotaxis protein encodes MNISARVVLFLGTGLMILTLLVSSIVIGQVRDMVMKRSLSMGRQHSLILASAIESELLMAIDQAITIQSFLPHYPEDTSLRREWLAHILADASELNKGWDGVWVIMEPNAYDGLDESYIDDAQHFGDDQGRIQVYARRGESRWLGANFADAQGYSVLQQVRQERRPAIINKHYHNFPRSSLTIARTGTSIVVPIHNEETGGIYGVLGIDISNESIFHFLRKLDYPMEPRLYGVITGNFTVLEHSDEEYIGRKFQEFLTQDEFNVMKGIFDKVDKEQHHSHAIQRDLNVLGRQTRGYTFGTILHLPGVQDSSWMVLWTVTEQEMLKGVPELSRFLGFSLVMIIVVIAVLTYIVMQLVLMPLVAMNKALSMIARGGGDLTRMIEIKREDEVGVVAVSFNSFITKLKEIVVQIKQSMVDLTHNSNALRREMGHSEENLEDVQLAVNKIVVNVQGQQVVVESSQRNTASLITSIDEMAGRTQEEATAIVRSSAVIEEMVANIQSVDRIVRQMAKEYEVLHKAGEVSRNQQGVVQERIREVVKDSVKLQEANAIIEEIATQTNLLAMNAAIEAAHAGDVGKGFAVVADEIRNLAERATVQSKDISMGLRAVHETIGGIAGASRDSQSSLDALFAGIEDVSGLIKQVQEAMQEQAQGSVDVSRSLSLLTHSAQAVREASQEMRHEGQRIEQDMKSMVRFIAQDMESVQIVCDATERITTSLGVLKKMVVSNEQKIEGVNKLMSKFRVDEEKR; translated from the coding sequence ATGAATATCTCCGCAAGAGTGGTACTTTTTCTTGGGACTGGGTTGATGATTTTAACGTTGCTTGTCAGTAGTATTGTGATTGGGCAGGTACGCGATATGGTGATGAAGCGCAGTTTGAGTATGGGGCGTCAGCATTCGTTGATTTTGGCTTCTGCGATTGAGAGTGAACTTTTGATGGCCATTGATCAGGCGATCACGATTCAATCTTTTTTACCACATTATCCAGAAGATACTTCGCTACGTAGGGAGTGGCTGGCGCATATTTTGGCGGATGCTAGCGAATTGAATAAGGGATGGGATGGGGTTTGGGTCATTATGGAGCCTAACGCCTATGATGGTTTGGATGAGTCATATATTGATGATGCACAACATTTTGGTGATGATCAAGGGCGTATTCAAGTGTACGCGCGCAGGGGGGAGAGTCGGTGGTTGGGGGCTAACTTTGCTGATGCACAGGGTTATTCGGTATTGCAACAAGTGCGTCAAGAGCGCCGACCGGCAATTATCAACAAGCACTATCATAATTTTCCGCGTAGTAGCTTAACAATTGCGCGCACGGGAACGTCGATTGTGGTGCCTATTCATAACGAGGAGACAGGCGGTATTTATGGAGTTTTGGGGATAGATATCTCTAATGAGAGCATTTTTCATTTTTTGCGTAAATTAGATTATCCGATGGAGCCTCGCTTGTATGGGGTGATTACGGGTAATTTTACGGTGCTAGAGCATAGCGATGAGGAGTATATTGGGCGAAAATTTCAAGAGTTTTTGACACAAGACGAATTTAATGTCATGAAAGGAATTTTTGATAAGGTTGATAAAGAACAGCATCATTCACATGCGATACAAAGAGATTTGAATGTTCTTGGGCGACAGACACGTGGCTATACATTTGGGACAATTTTGCATCTACCGGGCGTGCAGGATAGCTCTTGGATGGTGCTTTGGACGGTTACTGAGCAGGAGATGTTGAAGGGAGTTCCCGAGTTATCGCGCTTTTTGGGCTTTTCTTTGGTGATGATTATCGTGGTGATTGCGGTGCTGACGTATATTGTTATGCAATTGGTTTTGATGCCGTTAGTGGCGATGAATAAGGCGTTGAGCATGATTGCGCGCGGTGGTGGTGATTTGACACGGATGATTGAGATTAAGCGAGAGGATGAGGTGGGCGTGGTTGCGGTGAGCTTTAATAGTTTTATTACTAAGCTTAAGGAGATTGTGGTACAGATTAAGCAGAGCATGGTGGATTTGACGCATAATAGTAATGCGTTGCGTCGGGAGATGGGACACTCGGAAGAGAATTTGGAAGATGTTCAACTTGCGGTGAATAAAATTGTGGTAAACGTGCAGGGACAGCAGGTGGTGGTGGAGTCTAGCCAGAGAAATACGGCAAGCTTGATTACGAGTATCGATGAGATGGCGGGGCGCACGCAGGAAGAGGCAACGGCGATTGTACGAAGTTCTGCCGTGATTGAGGAGATGGTAGCCAATATTCAGAGTGTGGATCGGATTGTGCGACAGATGGCGAAGGAGTATGAGGTGTTGCATAAGGCTGGAGAGGTGAGTCGTAATCAACAAGGGGTGGTGCAGGAGCGCATTCGCGAGGTGGTTAAGGATTCTGTGAAGTTGCAGGAAGCCAATGCAATTATCGAGGAGATTGCGACGCAGACGAACTTATTGGCGATGAATGCAGCGATAGAAGCAGCACATGCTGGCGATGTAGGAAAGGGCTTTGCCGTGGTTGCTGATGAGATTCGTAATTTGGCAGAGCGAGCGACGGTACAAAGTAAGGATATCAGTATGGGGCTACGCGCGGTGCATGAGACGATTGGTGGCATTGCTGGAGCAAGTCGAGATAGCCAATCGAGTTTGGATGCGCTTTTTGCGGGGATTGAGGATGTCTCTGGGTTGATTAAACAGGTGCAAGAGGCAATGCAAGAGCAGGCGCAGGGCAGTGTGGATGTCTCTAGGAGTTTGTCTTTACTTACACATAGCGCGCAAGCAGTGCGAGAGGCCTCTCAAGAGATGAGGCATGAGGGACAGCGTATTGAACAGGATATGAAGAGCATGGTGAGGTTTATTGCACAGGATATGGAGTCGGTGCAGATTGTGTGCGATGCCACCGAGCGCATCACGACCAGTTTAGGGGTGCTCAAAAAGATGGTGGTGAGCAACGAACAAAAGATTGAAGGGGTGAACAAACTGATGAGTAAATTTAGAGTAGATGAAGAAAAACGTTAA